ACTCATCATTTCCGATATCATGAAGAATAATAAATTTATTCGTATGGATATGGGAAAAATTGTTTGTTCAGACATGGCAGAGCTAGAAAAACTCGTCCAATTCTATCATAAAAAGGCTAACATGGAGAATAAGCTGAAGAAGTTGAAATAACTTCTTGCCAACTTTCCTCTCCTGACTTACGTTAGAGGCCAAAGAAATATGAGTGATAAGATACTAGTAGAAGAAAAGGGAAACACGATCCGTGTTCGCTTTATGGATCAGATTCTGGATGGAAATGCACCGGAACTCCGAGAAATTTTAGCAGAAATCCTAGAAAAGAACGTTCAAGAAATCTATTTGGATTTGGAAAAGGTAGTGATTGTAAGTTCTCTCGGGATCTCTCGCCTACTTTCTTTCAAAAACAAAGCAGATGAAAAGA
Above is a window of Leptospira wolbachii serovar Codice str. CDC DNA encoding:
- a CDS encoding STAS domain-containing protein — translated: MSDKILVEEKGNTIRVRFMDQILDGNAPELREILAEILEKNVQEIYLDLEKVVIVSSLGISRLLSFKNKADEKKMTVKIVNIQEKLKETLKKLMLDQFFGL